A part of Dreissena polymorpha isolate Duluth1 chromosome 13, UMN_Dpol_1.0, whole genome shotgun sequence genomic DNA contains:
- the LOC127854755 gene encoding catalase-like — protein sequence MADRDTAANQLEEFKRTQWSPDTLTTGIGSPVGDKNASMTVGPRGPLLMQDFVYTDEMAHFNRERIPERVVHAKGGGAHGYFECTHDVTRYTKLKPFEFVGKKTPLFVRFSTVGELSKNLEIYV from the exons ATGGCAGACAGAGACACGGCTGCAAACCAACTGGAGGAGTTTAAACGGACTCAATGG AGCCCAGACACATTGACGACCGGTATCGGCTCCCCGGTGGGTGACAAAAACGCCTCAATGACTGTGGGACCTCGTGGGCCCCTTTTGATGCAGGATTTCGTATACACTGATGAGATGGCACACTTCAATAGGGAGAGGATCCCAGAGAGGGTGGTGCATGCGAAAGGGGGAG GTGCTCATGGATACTTTGAGTGCACACACGATGTCACCAGGTACACAAAACTCAAGCCTTTTGAGTTTGTTGGCAAGAAGACGCCGTTGTTTGTTCGATTTTCGACTGTTGGTGAGTTGAGCAAAAACCTTGAAATATACGTGTAA